The DNA window CACCGACGGAACTACCTGTGCAGACTATCGATGGCCGAAACATTCGCGTGGATGAAGCCGGAAAGGGAGGCGGACGTTCCAATAGAGGGTTCAACTCCGGTGGACAACGAGGTGGGGGAGGAAGATTTGGCGGTTCCAGGGGCAGAGGTGGGGGAGGTTACTCCAGAGGCAGATCAAGTGATCTGCCAAATGGTTCCTTCCTATCGGcccattttcaaaacaatattATTAATGCGACGACCGTTTGTCTTTGTAGGTGGCAGTTACAACGGGGACCGAGGATACGACAGGAGCTACAACGATAGAGGATTTGGTGGCGGAGATAGGAACTTTGGCGGGAGCAGCGGAGGAGGCGGATACAGAAGCGGAGGCTATTCCAACAGCTACAGAGACAACAGGTATATTATGACTAGCAGACTGATTTTTGCATTTGATTTACTAATAAAGTTCACCTGCAGTAAAATTCTGCACAAGCAGTATCTTGCAAGTGCGAGCTACATATTTTTCCTGAAATGTGTGGCGCTGCTGGTCTAAGTTTTAACTTATGTTTTCAGAGGTCAAGGTGGCTATGGCGGTGACCGCAGCACATACCGTGACACATATGACAACTATTGTAAGTATCTTTGAGTTGATACTGTGTAGACTTATGTTGGGGCCGACATCAACCACGTCAACATCAGTGCAATTTCTATACACGTTTTACTGCGTAATCTTTGTTGCCGCCCCAACATAGCACTATTTGTTACACCTCTTTGCTCCTTGAAGCGCCTTTGAGTGGGCTACCAAATTATCGCCATTCAGTCCTTCATTGGGAGGGGGAAGTACCAAGGCCGGCCCACAATTCGACAAGTTGCTTGCTCGCAGTGCTATTGCGCAGTCAGCTGACCGAGTCCCTTTTTGGTGCCAGTGGTGTGGGAGGGTCTGAGTGGGATGTTGTGAAAACTCCAGTGTTTGGAACTTTCAGTGTCTTTACCTGTGTGCCCACTTCTTATCCTCAGCTGGAAACGAGTAAACATCTCCCTGATTCAAGATCATCACTTGGCTGGCTGTTTTTCAAAGATGCGCTCCTCAAGGAAAAAAACGTCCACGTGTTATTGCTGACCCTTAGTTTTGTAGTTCTGTTGTTGTAGCTCAAGCATCTTTAAAAGAATGTAGCC is part of the Nerophis lumbriciformis linkage group LG19, RoL_Nlum_v2.1, whole genome shotgun sequence genome and encodes:
- the cirbpa gene encoding cold inducible RNA binding protein a isoform X1; the encoded protein is MTDEGKLFVGGLNFTTTEDSLAGAFGKYGAIEKVDVIRDKETGRSRGFGFVKYENVEDAKDALEAMNGKTIDGRNIRVDEAGKGGGRSNRGFNSGGQRGGGGRFGGSRGRGGSYNGDRGYDRSYNDRGFGGGDRNFGGSSGGGGYRSGGYSNSYRDNRGQGGYGGDRSTYRDTYDNYSGNE
- the cirbpa gene encoding cold inducible RNA binding protein a isoform X2, with protein sequence MTDEGKLFVGGLNFTTTEDSLAGAFGKYGAIEKVDVIRDKETGRSRGFGFVKYENVEDAKDALEAMNGKTIDGRNIRVDEAGKGGGRSNRGFNSGGQRGGSYNGDRGYDRSYNDRGFGGGDRNFGGSSGGGGYRSGGYSNSYRDNRGQGGYGGDRSTYRDTYDNYSGNE